The proteins below are encoded in one region of Micromonospora pisi:
- a CDS encoding IS30 family transposase produces the protein MDLVARGVGTSEACRLVGVNRRTGHRWRYGRESQTKAGWQSDRGSAVRPSSGSARYLSQDERIVIADRLREGASQAAIAVELGRPACTISREIRRNRHPGSGVYRPYAAQERADSRRPRPKPGKIAAHPELRALVQGRLDLRHSPEQISRRLRRDFPERSELHVSHETIYQALYVQGRGELRRELTAALRTGRAVRRPRRQPGQRQTRFVAPMLMISDRPAEVEDRAVPGHWEGDLIIGKDSASAIGTLVERATRYVLLVHLGHDRTADHVRDGLLATMNTLPTHLKRSLTWDQGGEMALHHEFTMATDMPVYFCDPHSPWQRGSNENTNGLLRQYFPKGTDLSTHSPEHLAAVAAELNGRPRKTLGWDTPAERLAKLLAVTG, from the coding sequence TTGGATCTTGTGGCGCGGGGTGTGGGTACGAGTGAGGCGTGTCGCCTGGTGGGGGTCAACCGGAGGACCGGTCACCGCTGGCGGTATGGCAGGGAAAGCCAGACGAAGGCCGGGTGGCAGAGCGATCGAGGCTCCGCCGTCCGGCCTTCGTCTGGGTCGGCCCGCTACTTGTCGCAGGACGAGAGGATCGTGATCGCGGACCGGCTTCGTGAGGGTGCGTCGCAGGCGGCGATCGCGGTGGAGTTGGGGCGTCCGGCCTGCACGATCAGCCGGGAGATACGCCGTAATCGTCATCCGGGTAGTGGTGTTTACCGGCCCTACGCCGCGCAGGAGCGTGCTGACAGTCGGCGTCCACGTCCGAAGCCCGGCAAGATCGCCGCCCACCCCGAGCTACGCGCCCTGGTGCAGGGAAGGCTGGATCTCAGACACAGTCCCGAGCAGATCAGCCGTCGGCTCCGCAGGGACTTCCCCGAGCGAAGCGAGTTGCACGTGTCTCACGAGACGATTTACCAGGCGCTCTACGTCCAGGGCCGTGGCGAGTTACGCCGAGAACTCACCGCGGCCCTGCGGACCGGACGCGCCGTGCGCCGACCCCGCCGGCAGCCAGGGCAACGTCAGACCCGCTTCGTCGCACCGATGCTCATGATCAGTGACCGGCCGGCCGAGGTCGAGGACCGGGCCGTGCCCGGACACTGGGAAGGCGACCTGATCATCGGCAAGGACAGTGCCTCCGCGATCGGCACCCTCGTCGAACGCGCCACCCGCTACGTCCTGCTCGTGCACCTGGGCCACGACCGGACCGCCGACCACGTCCGCGACGGCCTACTCGCCACGATGAACACCCTGCCCACCCACCTGAAACGCTCCCTGACCTGGGACCAGGGCGGCGAGATGGCACTACACCACGAGTTCACCATGGCCACCGACATGCCGGTCTACTTCTGTGACCCGCACTCACCCTGGCAACGCGGCTCGAACGAGAACACCAACGGACTACTCCGCCAGTACTTCCCCAAAGGCACCGACCTGTCCACCCACAGCCCGGAACACCTCGCCGCCGTCGCCGCCGAACTCAACGGCCGACCACGCAAAACGCTCGGCTGGGACACCCCAGCCGAGCGTCTCGCTAAGCTCCTAGCCGTCACCGGCTAG
- a CDS encoding LamB/YcsF family protein, translating to MDLNADLGEGFAIWQLGDDEALLDVVTSANVACGGHAGDPATMRRVCLAAAERGVAVGAQVGYRDLAGFGRRRIDYAFAELRDEVIYQLGALDAFCRVAGTRLRYVKPHGALYNVATVDHTQAAAVVAAVSEYDATLPVLCLPGSMLAELAREAGLRPVAEGFADRGYQADGTLVPRTASGALVTAAAQVVERAVRMAVEKAVVAVDGTVVPCPVESICLHGDTPGAVTMARQVRAALLAAGVTLTPFA from the coding sequence GTGGACCTGAACGCCGACCTCGGTGAGGGGTTCGCAATCTGGCAACTCGGCGACGACGAGGCCCTGCTCGACGTGGTGACCTCGGCAAACGTCGCCTGCGGCGGCCATGCCGGTGACCCCGCCACCATGCGCCGGGTCTGTCTCGCCGCCGCCGAACGGGGCGTCGCCGTCGGCGCCCAGGTCGGCTACCGGGACCTCGCCGGCTTCGGCCGGCGGCGGATCGACTACGCCTTCGCCGAACTCCGCGACGAGGTGATCTACCAGCTCGGCGCGCTCGACGCGTTCTGCCGGGTCGCCGGCACCAGGCTGCGGTACGTAAAACCGCACGGGGCGCTCTACAACGTCGCCACGGTCGACCACACCCAGGCGGCCGCTGTGGTCGCCGCCGTCTCCGAGTACGACGCCACGCTGCCCGTACTCTGCCTGCCCGGTTCCATGCTCGCCGAGCTGGCCCGCGAAGCCGGGCTCCGCCCGGTCGCCGAGGGCTTCGCCGACCGGGGGTACCAGGCGGACGGGACGCTGGTTCCGCGTACCGCCTCCGGCGCCCTGGTCACCGCCGCCGCCCAGGTGGTCGAACGGGCCGTACGGATGGCTGTGGAAAAGGCCGTGGTGGCGGTGGACGGCACCGTCGTACCGTGCCCGGTGGAGTCGATCTGCCTGCACGGCGACACCCCGGGCGCGGTCACGATGGCCCGCCAGGTGCGGGCCGCCCTCCTCGCCGCCGGGGTCACTCTCACTCCGTTCGCGTGA